In Plasmodium malariae genome assembly, contig: PmUG01_00_2, whole genome shotgun sequence, the DNA window tttcaaatataacaattatataaacaaaaattagatattattacaaggtagattaattaaaattataaaataaataaaaaaaaaaaaaaatttatgccTAAAGcttttagtaaaatatattagtgaatttaatttatacatgtgactaattaaaaatataaattaatatatcaactaaaatttatatttacagaCAAAATATGACAAGcccaattaaaaaataaatttatggcttttgttctatttatccaatatagtaaaataattgataaaagaaatgtcataaaatttttcaatttcacTTATTTCACTgctattatatttatctctATTATGTGTCTTATATATTCTACTATATAATAACGTATATTTTATGGATCTCacagaataataataaattattattttttttttttttacatatcatattattgtaaaatatcttaagattatatatttagtaaaatatataaatcgtatattattatattttaattgtactaatatatttaacatataattaaatatatttaaaaaaatatatataattacataaaaacaaaaattgtttttgttattagtacataaataaaatgatttcTCTTTTACTTTATGAACAAAGTAGtaattaatatagaaaagttattattataatggttaaaataaatatttttttaaatttattttacgtaAGATATCCtctgttattttatttttatatttataacaataatatatcttttttcaattctcatatatgtgttttatttaataaagtaCTGTTGTCAAAATTCCCAATAAATTCCAAAGAATTACAGTTGTGTTGTTATGagattaatattaattaataactaTATTTGTAGGTTTATGTATGCCaatattctattattatttataatattcaatatatttctaGTATAATCACTATAGATTTAATGGACtaatgttatattaaaaaatttattaagtaccatatcatatataaaaaataaaatataaaagaaaacataaatatttattattctgctaatgtataatttgtatgaataaaatatgcatgtaatatttatattatatgataaagtataaaaatatctaaTGGAATGattcttataaaaattaaaagaatatactttaaaagaactatatatttacttcttgtaaaacaaaaagaaaaaatataaattctatTGAATTTATTCAAAAGTGTTGGAACAAAGACAATGCTAATAtaactatttaaaaataattattttcttaataatatgttattaatatgtaataatatatttgcttAATGTATTATAAGGATATTACATTAGAGAGACGAATATATCTATTTCATATAGCATTGTACTAACCTAtggtaataattataattaattcagattaatatattttttgccattttatttattatattatttatgaattaatgatattgtaaaattcataaattaaGTGATATTATTATGggatttacataatataaaacagtaaataataatttgtaaTCTGCCTATTTTTTTGGTATATGATAGCAGTTAAAAattgttacatatataaaatggatttcatattttcataGATAAATCTAGTAgtagttatatttataaatattaatatatagagagatgatttaaaaaataataactattAATCTTATTAGCTAAgtaggaaaaagaaaaatattattgcgTAATTgcaaaatatcaaaaaaaaaatataaatataaaagtcgaaattaacaaattctttttaaaatgtaaaaatatatcatattttttaaatttactaaaacatatttatattttttttcatatcttTCTGGTTTTAGAAAAGCGCTGAAATTCATATAGTACtgtttaatttatacatttttttatatttaacttttatatcatttattttataaaaatattaataaataataatgtagatgttaaagtaaaaaaaaatgtaagaatattttttatttaattgtttacattttctttaaaagcgaatataaattacaagttaatataaaaaactatgTATTCagaataatttcattattatcatgtTTTAGGCATTTTAATTagttcaataattttttaaatttataataataaaagttataCAATCAAAAACGATACtttaatatcataaatatctataaatatgtataaggATTTTTCCTTTAAGTTACATTATTTgttgcataaaaaaattgaattctTTATTAAGGGACAgtacatttaaatatgattttttctttgtgagaagatatatataattaaaataaaatatattgatatataacaaataaaggGTTACAAACTTACTATAAATTAAAACGTTTATAATGCGATTATCTATTAAATCATAATAACCTAGAAGTATTtctttatgtatataacatatggttttttataatatattaaattatataaattatatatatgttttcacTACGCTTTCGTGTGCTTTaacgtatatatgttttttttattaaaatttttttatattaattaaatccTTAAATGATTAATTGATAGGAATATTTTGAAGGATACAAATAAGcatctatataaatatgcaaataaccatatatatagaaataataaaataacatagaattctaaaattataagtaattctgatatataaattaaaaaaaagtattgcaatattaatgtttttgcttttttttattttccgacatattaattattttcctaaatgtttaatattcttggaatacattaatataattttaatttttatatatatatatatatacattgttacttatatttaatcaagtattaatataaatttcatattGATAATCttaaagaaagaaataaaaaatagtatatataattgaaatatattttatgcattttcATTTCAATCTTCATATTTCATGTTCGCttctctttcttttattaagtattttttcaaattattctttttattgttCCCATagtgaataataaaatttattaaataagtttCTTATAGATTACATGCTTAGGCAAAAAtgttattcttatatattcagaatgtatattataaattttaaaaatgtatttttgtatatttcaaTCGTATTTGTCTgcagttttttatttttccatagAATATCCATATGTATTATCTTCTCTTATCCAACGTTCTAActcttttttaaagatatcGTCCGTTTTATAATCATGATTTTCCgtattttccaaaaaataaCGGTTAAATTCACTTATGTTTtctataaattcttttttactatctgaattttctttttccttaaatTCAATTATGTAATTATCCAAATGtgattcattattttcaatatccTGCTCTTTTTTGCATTCTTCTAATACTGACATAAGAATGAGTATACATagttttgttaataattttttttttatatatttatataattcttggCAGTCTTCTTTGTTCGATAATTCTcctatattaattaatggCAAAgaatctttaattttttcattatcataATCATCTGGTATAATCTGGAGTTCAGCAGTTAAATAGTTAAATAAGTCCTGTTCAATATATTGCTTAATAATTATACACTTCTCCAATATCCACTGTCtccatatatctttttctcttggtgaaaatggaatattttgaatttcatcaggatcattttttaattcttctcttttttttaagttagcTAGTTCTCTTTTCCaatcaatttttaaattattaaaccaatgttcttttttcaatttgtCAGCAAGATTTTGATGTTTTTCTATCCATTTAttccataatattttttgtttttctttttgattAATACTTTTTGTATTTCCAATTATTAGTTTGTCATTAGTTAAAAAAGGATATGTATTGTGTTCCCCTTTTGTTAGCAATTCTAAgcatatttctaaaaattctCCTTTTATATACTCCCATTCTTCATTTCTGTATTCTTCGAGTATTTGCATATGTACTTCTATGATAGTTTTGTATCTATGTTTGTTTTGCTTTGATgcgtttatattattattcttgtTATGTtcaagtatttttattttttttgttatctcTTCATCATCATATAATGGATATTCCATATTATCATGTTTTACAAATTTGTGTTTTGTGCAAGAATGTGAAGGTGTTAGTATTTTTAGGAATTTCACTTgtcttctttttatcttttttttttttttaaatattcctaTTAAAGTGTactagaatataaaaaaaagaaataatagattcataaattaaattattacagtaatcgaatatttttcatatgcttaaacttttatatttattttactttaataaacAGAGAAAGTATAATAATTGTTACAAGGCTTGTTAAAATAGTTGGTATGCGTACAATAGTTCGATTTGGTGGTTGACCTataattgtattttaaatgtatatataatataattacttCTAAAATAGAGAATTAATTAGTATAAGTTATACTTGGAATTTTAGCGTGAACAGTGACCGCGGGAAAATCTGTAGCAACATTTAATTTTCCAGAAGGAAAAGAAACAATTTGAAAATCCTGGGTTTCTCTGGAGACGTCAGGTTTTCTATGTAATGGTGTAGAATCAGGAGGTTTTTCTGAATCTAAAGAAACAAAACTTTTAGGTTCTGATAATTCAGCTTGGGGAGATTGTACATATTCAGCGTGAGAATTTTCTGTTTTTGTTGATGATGCTTCAGATGGAGCTATTATTGGGGATAGAGTTTGAGGTTcgttttcaatttttctttcGGGAGTATTATGCTCACCATGTTGGGGTCTAGGTTGAGCTGCAGTTTCTAGAACATCTGCTACTTCTTGGTTTCGATCTTGAGTTGTAAATTTACTTTCAACTCTTTTTTCATCTTCAGGTGAacccttattttttttttcagctAGAATTTTATCAGGTGGTACTGGATGGGAGAGCCTGCAGTTAAGctgttttttaaaagtttgaGGATCCATTATGTCGCATGTTTTTTTTGgtcctttttttgttttgtctCTTTCGTAACACGTTTCAATGAGGTACTTCtttgtattaaaatattcctCCTTTTCACTAatccatatattatattcttcaCATTTACTTGAATAACTCTCAGCAGATTGAGGGTTTTGCTTCAACCGTTTTATATCCGTCAGATCggtatttctctttttacaGAAATCATCtacttcatattttaattttaaaaattctaaaTCATTTTCATTCATAATCAGAGGACATCCTCCTAGTTCATCTAGCTTTTTATAATGAGGATGTAACCATTCATTTAATGCCTTTTCCCATGTTGCTTTTTGTGATGTATAATAACCTGGTGGAGTCTTATTGTCAATTAGATATCTGGCCAAATATAGGCATTTATCCTTTAATgcttttttatctttattagAAATAAGTTTAGTAATGTTGTCCTTAATATGATTTACGACTTCTATAAAACGTGCTTCTCGTGCGTATCTGAAGTAAGAAGTGCCAAATATC includes these proteins:
- the PmUG01_00013400 gene encoding STP1 protein; this encodes MEKCLPKNLRIFGTSYFRYAREARFIEVVNHIKDNITKLISNKDKKALKDKCLYLARYLIDNKTPPGYYTSQKATWEKALNEWLHPHYKKLDELGGCPLIMNENDLEFLKLKYEVDDFCKKRNTDLTDIKRLKQNPQSAESYSSKCEEYNIWISEKEEYFNTKKYLIETCYERDKTKKGPKKTCDIMDPQTFKKQLNCRLSHPVPPDKILAEKKNKGSPEDEKRVESKFTTQDRNQEVADVLETAAQPRPQHGEHNTPERKIENEPQTLSPIIAPSEASSTKTENSHAEYVQSPQAELSEPKSFVSLDSEKPPDSTPLHRKPDVSRETQDFQIVSFPSGKLNVATDFPAVTVHAKIPRIFKKKKKIKRRQVKFLKILTPSHSCTKHKFVKHDNMEYPLYDDEEITKKIKILEHNKNNNINASKQNKHRYKTIIEVHMQILEEYRNEEWEYIKGEFLEICLELLTKGEHNTYPFLTNDKLIIGNTKSINQKEKQKILWNKWIEKHQNLADKLKKEHWFNNLKIDWKRELANLKKREELKNDPDEIQNIPFSPREKDIWRQWILEKCIIIKQYIEQDLFNYLTAELQIIPDDYDNEKIKDSLPLINIGELSNKEDCQELYKYIKKKLLTKLCILILMSVLEECKKEQDIENNESHLDNYIIEFKEKENSDSKKEFIENISEFNRYFLENTENHDYKTDDIFKKELERWIREDNTYGYSMEK